In Solanum lycopersicum chromosome 5, SLM_r2.1, the following are encoded in one genomic region:
- the LOC104647600 gene encoding uncharacterized protein isoform X1, whose translation MSNSWERRYRMDLLIVNLRESSIRGNVLVELNKFIIHQSTEAMRMDLGFHLWNSELTFPILLQEVVAVYPKLLDPTILTMTETTRLCNALNVIQCMASHPDARIGLLRANIPYFLNPFLQVSENVMRLLQGVTLSILDLIAELAKFDESYGQEILLLLLDTQVVHLCLHCILHGHQQIRKVATFILVKILMQEKGLKYCCTLPARFLLVIQVLHQLVDKFTCDEIPCLQQIKCVVQCYLCLSRVAWVGGIYDAVRTHFPQQLIDNTFGNITRVSPSSCFSPDDLEIPNMLHQLVLNLTRQPPQ comes from the exons ATGAGTAATTCGTGGGAGCGTCGTTACAGGATGGATCTATTGATAGTGAATCTTCGTGAGAGTAGTATTCGCGGAAATGTTCTTGTTGAACTCAACAAATTCATCATACATCAATCAACTGAAGCAATGCGCATGGATCTTGGATTTCACTTGTGGAACTCTGAACTTACATTCCCCATACTTTTACAG gaAGTAGTAGCAGTGTACCCCAAGCTTTTAGACCCAACAATATTAACTATGACGGAAACTACTCGACTTTGTAATGCTCTTAATGTAATTCAG TGTATGGCTTCACATCCAGATGCAAGAATCGGCCTCCTCAGAG CAAACATACCGTATTTTCTTAATCCATTTCTCCAAGTTTCTGAAAATGTGATGAGGCTTCTGCAAGGTGTGACGCTTAGCATCTTGGATCTTATTGCTGAACTAGCAAAG TTTGATGAGTCGTATGGACAAGAAATTCTTCTTTTATTGCTAGACACACAAGTAGTTCATTTATGCCTGCACTGCATCCTTCATGGTCATCAACAGATACGGAAG GTTGCAACATTCATACTTGTGAAAATCTTGATGCAAGAGAAAGGGCTAAAATATTGTTGTACTCTCCCCGCTCGTTTTCTGTTAGTGATACAAGTCCTGCATCAACTGGTAGACAAATTTACTTGTGATGAAATCCCTTGCTTACAGCAGATAAAATGTGTTGTTCAATGCTACCTGTGTCTTTCGCGAGTAGCATGGGTAGGCGG GATATATGATGCAGTGAGAACCCATTTTCCACAACAGCTAATTGACAACACTTTTGGCAACATTACTCGTGTGAGTCCATCGTCTTGTTTCTCTCCG GACGATCTGGAGATTCCAAATATGCTGCATCAGCTAGTGTTGAATCTAACTCGTCAACCACCACAATAA
- the LOC104647600 gene encoding uncharacterized protein isoform X2: MSNSWERRYRMDLLIVNLRESSIRGNVLVELNKFIIHQSTEAMRMDLGFHLWNSELTFPILLQEVVAVYPKLLDPTILTMTETTRLCNALNVIQCMASHPDARIGLLRANIPYFLNPFLQVSENVMRLLQGVTLSILDLIAELAKFDESYGQEILLLLLDTQVVHLCLHCILHGHQQIRKVATFILVKILMQEKGLKYCCTLPARFLLVIQVLHQLVDKFTCDEIPCLQQIKCVVQCYLCLSRVAWVGGIYDAVRTHFPQQLIDNTFGNITRDDLEIPNMLHQLVLNLTRQPPQ, translated from the exons ATGAGTAATTCGTGGGAGCGTCGTTACAGGATGGATCTATTGATAGTGAATCTTCGTGAGAGTAGTATTCGCGGAAATGTTCTTGTTGAACTCAACAAATTCATCATACATCAATCAACTGAAGCAATGCGCATGGATCTTGGATTTCACTTGTGGAACTCTGAACTTACATTCCCCATACTTTTACAG gaAGTAGTAGCAGTGTACCCCAAGCTTTTAGACCCAACAATATTAACTATGACGGAAACTACTCGACTTTGTAATGCTCTTAATGTAATTCAG TGTATGGCTTCACATCCAGATGCAAGAATCGGCCTCCTCAGAG CAAACATACCGTATTTTCTTAATCCATTTCTCCAAGTTTCTGAAAATGTGATGAGGCTTCTGCAAGGTGTGACGCTTAGCATCTTGGATCTTATTGCTGAACTAGCAAAG TTTGATGAGTCGTATGGACAAGAAATTCTTCTTTTATTGCTAGACACACAAGTAGTTCATTTATGCCTGCACTGCATCCTTCATGGTCATCAACAGATACGGAAG GTTGCAACATTCATACTTGTGAAAATCTTGATGCAAGAGAAAGGGCTAAAATATTGTTGTACTCTCCCCGCTCGTTTTCTGTTAGTGATACAAGTCCTGCATCAACTGGTAGACAAATTTACTTGTGATGAAATCCCTTGCTTACAGCAGATAAAATGTGTTGTTCAATGCTACCTGTGTCTTTCGCGAGTAGCATGGGTAGGCGG GATATATGATGCAGTGAGAACCCATTTTCCACAACAGCTAATTGACAACACTTTTGGCAACATTACTCGT GACGATCTGGAGATTCCAAATATGCTGCATCAGCTAGTGTTGAATCTAACTCGTCAACCACCACAATAA
- the LOC101263815 gene encoding uncharacterized protein, with translation MGGGMEYNKNKWIEEWGAARENLELNFRWTRRNLAIVGIFGIAIPVLVYKGIVKEFHLHDDEWGRPRTKFVP, from the exons ATGGGTGGGGGAATGGAGTACAACAAGAACAAGTGGATCGAAGAATGGGGAGCCGCAAGGGAGAATCTGGAGCTCAACTTTCGATGGACTCGACGAAACCTAGCGATTGTAGGTATCTTCGGTATCGCAATCCCTGTATTGGTGTACAAAGGCATCGTCAAAGAGTTC CATTTGCATGATGATGAGTGGGGCAGGCCACGCACAAAGTTTGTACCATGA
- the LOC138348962 gene encoding uncharacterized protein codes for MVGHVLEKKINRILIDEGSGVNILPINTLKELGITTGELSESRLLIQGFNQGGQRSIGSIKLEIHMGDLRSSAWMHVIDAKTSYNILLGRPWVHENRIVSSSYYQCLKYLEGGIERKIVADDNPFTEVETHFADANSI; via the coding sequence ATGGTGGGCCATGTGCtggagaagaaaataaatagaatcttaatagatgaaggatctggaGTCAACATTTTGCCTATCAACACATTGAAGGAACTTGGCATCACGACTGGGGAACTTAGTGAAAGTCGTCTGTTGATACAAGGATTTAATCAAGGCGGGCAGAGGTCCATAGGCTCTATTAAATTAGAGATCCACATGGGAGATTTGCGATCAAGCGCATGGATGCATGTGATTGACGCAAAGACATCATACAATATATTACTTGGTAGGCCTTGGGTACATGAGAATAGAATTGTCTCATCTTCATACTATCAatgtttgaaatatcttgaaggTGGAATTGAAAGAAAGATAGTTGCAGATGATAATCCTTTCACCGAAGTGGAGACACACTTTGCGGATGCAAATTCTATATGA